In Caldicellulosiruptor obsidiansis OB47, a single window of DNA contains:
- a CDS encoding ribonucleoside triphosphate reductase, translated as MITKVMKRDGTIVDFDRKKIENAIFKAAKAVGGSDYSIAEKLTDQVIEILEQKFGYSIPHVEDIQDIVEKVLIENGHAKTAKAYILYRKQHQDMREFKNLFLDIENTVDQYIGKMDWRVNENSNMSYSLQGLNNHISTAVISKYWLNKIYPKEVAEAHINGDFHLHDLGVLGVYCCGWDLRDLLLNGFTGVEGKVASKPAKHFRSALGQIVNFFYTLQGEAAGAQAFSNFDTYLAPFIYYDKLTYSDVKQALQEFVFNTNVPTRVGFQSPFTNITLDLVPPSTLKDEPVIIGGKIMDRTYKEFQREMDMFNMAFAEVMMEGDAKGRIFSFPIPTYNITKDFDWNSPVVNKIMEMTAKYGLPYFSNFVNSDMKPEDARSMCCRLRLDNRELRKRGGGLFGANPLTGSIGVVTINLPRIGYLSKSEDEYFERLARLMDIAKTSLEIKREVLEDLTKKGLYPYSRFYLRDIYARYGEYWKNHFNTIGIVGMHESLLNFMGVGIDTKEGREFAIKVLDFMRERIRKYQEETGILYNLEATPAEGTSYRLARKDKQMFPDIITSGKDEPFYTNSTQLPVDYTDDIFTALDHQEELQIRYTGGTVLHGFVGEKIDDIEVCKEIVKKIAYNYRIPYYTITPTFSVCPDHGYVAGEHFSCPTCGKECEVYSRVVGYYRPVQCWNKGKQEEFKFRKEYKIAVRR; from the coding sequence ATGATTACAAAGGTTATGAAAAGGGATGGGACAATAGTTGACTTTGACAGAAAGAAAATAGAAAATGCAATCTTTAAGGCTGCAAAGGCCGTTGGTGGTTCTGACTACTCAATTGCTGAAAAGCTCACAGACCAAGTTATTGAAATCTTAGAACAAAAATTCGGCTATTCAATTCCGCATGTAGAGGATATTCAGGATATAGTGGAAAAGGTTTTAATTGAAAACGGTCATGCAAAGACAGCAAAAGCTTACATTCTCTACAGAAAACAGCATCAGGATATGAGAGAGTTCAAAAATCTCTTTTTGGACATTGAAAACACAGTTGACCAGTACATCGGAAAGATGGACTGGAGAGTAAATGAAAACAGCAACATGAGCTATTCACTTCAGGGACTTAACAACCATATATCAACAGCAGTTATTTCAAAGTACTGGCTAAACAAGATATACCCAAAAGAGGTTGCAGAGGCGCATATAAACGGCGATTTTCATCTTCATGATTTAGGTGTGCTTGGAGTATACTGCTGTGGCTGGGATTTGAGAGACCTTCTTTTAAATGGTTTTACTGGAGTTGAAGGAAAGGTTGCATCAAAGCCGGCAAAACATTTTAGAAGTGCTCTTGGCCAGATTGTCAATTTCTTCTATACACTCCAAGGTGAGGCAGCAGGTGCACAGGCATTTTCAAACTTTGATACATACCTTGCACCTTTTATATACTACGACAAGCTCACATACTCTGATGTAAAACAGGCTCTGCAAGAGTTTGTGTTCAATACAAATGTGCCAACAAGGGTGGGGTTTCAGAGTCCGTTTACGAATATAACCTTGGACTTGGTACCTCCTTCCACCTTGAAAGATGAGCCTGTTATCATTGGCGGCAAAATAATGGACAGAACCTACAAAGAGTTTCAGCGCGAGATGGATATGTTCAACATGGCATTTGCTGAGGTCATGATGGAAGGGGACGCAAAGGGAAGAATATTCTCATTCCCAATACCCACATACAACATCACAAAGGACTTCGACTGGAACAGCCCGGTTGTAAACAAGATAATGGAGATGACAGCAAAGTATGGTCTCCCTTACTTCAGCAACTTTGTAAATTCGGATATGAAACCCGAAGATGCCAGAAGTATGTGTTGTAGGTTAAGATTGGATAATCGCGAGCTCAGAAAACGTGGCGGTGGGCTTTTTGGTGCAAATCCGCTGACGGGTTCAATTGGTGTTGTTACAATTAACCTGCCAAGAATAGGGTACCTGTCAAAGTCCGAAGATGAATATTTTGAAAGATTAGCAAGGCTCATGGACATTGCAAAGACAAGCCTTGAGATAAAAAGAGAGGTATTAGAAGATCTTACCAAAAAAGGACTTTATCCGTATTCAAGATTTTACCTGCGCGACATCTATGCACGCTATGGTGAGTATTGGAAGAATCACTTCAATACAATTGGAATTGTTGGAATGCACGAAAGCCTGTTGAATTTCATGGGCGTTGGTATTGATACAAAAGAGGGAAGAGAGTTTGCTATAAAAGTGCTTGACTTTATGAGAGAAAGAATAAGAAAGTACCAAGAAGAAACAGGTATTCTTTACAATCTTGAGGCAACACCTGCAGAAGGAACATCATACAGGCTTGCAAGAAAAGATAAGCAAATGTTCCCGGACATAATTACATCAGGCAAGGACGAGCCATTTTACACAAACTCAACCCAGCTCCCTGTTGATTATACAGATGATATATTTACAGCTTTGGACCATCAAGAAGAGCTTCAGATTCGCTACACAGGCGGAACTGTTTTGCACGGCTTTGTTGGTGAGAAGATTGATGATATTGAGGTTTGCAAAGAGATAGTCAAAAAGATTGCGTACAATTATAGAATCCCATACTACACAATAACACCGACTTTCTCTGTATGCCCAGACCACGGATATGTTGCAGGTGAACACTTTAGCTGTCCAACATGTGGCAAGGAATGTGAGGTTTACTCAAGAGTTGTTGGATACTACAGACCTGTCCAGTGCTGGAACAAAGGCAAGCAGGAAGAGTTTAAGTTTAGGAAAGAGTATAAGATTGCTGTGAGAAGGTAA
- a CDS encoding DUF4176 domain-containing protein: MKIEKWLPLGSVVILKNGSKPLMIFGRKQINVKTQKEFDYVGCLWPEGNIASDFNFFFNNEDIEKILFRGFENEVEIEFRKMLK; this comes from the coding sequence ATGAAAATAGAAAAGTGGCTACCATTAGGAAGCGTTGTTATTCTTAAAAATGGTAGTAAACCTTTAATGATTTTTGGTAGAAAACAAATTAATGTAAAAACCCAAAAGGAATTTGATTATGTAGGATGCCTATGGCCTGAAGGTAATATAGCATCCGACTTTAATTTCTTTTTTAATAATGAAGATATTGAAAAAATTTTATTTAGAGGTTTTGAAAATGAAGTTGAAATTGAATTTAGAAAAATGTTAAAATAA
- a CDS encoding ROK family protein — translation MYYIGIDLGGTNIAAGIVDEEGKIIKKGSVPTGAHRHYTEIMKDMAELSLNLVKECGLSLDDIHSVGIGSPGAPDNEKGMILYSNNIAFLNVPMRDEIQKYIPKPVNIENDANCAAYGEYVAGGAKGARISVTITLGTGIGGGIIIDGRIYTGSHHAGAELGHMVICVDGEQCTCGRKGCWEAYASATALIRMTREAAARNINGTIMKLVNGDISKIDAKTAFDAKRMGDSIGAEIVDKYVKYLAEGLANICNIFEPEVICIGGGVSKEGEYLLEPVRKLVYEKFYCKQVPMPKIIPAVLGNDAGIIGAALLAKQL, via the coding sequence GTGTATTACATAGGAATTGACCTTGGAGGAACAAACATTGCAGCAGGAATTGTTGATGAGGAAGGAAAAATCATAAAAAAGGGATCTGTTCCAACAGGGGCACATAGGCACTACACAGAGATTATGAAAGACATGGCAGAGCTAAGTTTAAATCTTGTAAAAGAGTGTGGGCTTTCTCTGGATGACATTCACTCGGTTGGTATTGGAAGCCCGGGTGCACCTGACAATGAAAAGGGAATGATTCTTTACAGCAACAACATTGCTTTTTTAAATGTTCCAATGAGAGATGAGATACAAAAATACATTCCAAAGCCTGTAAACATAGAAAATGATGCAAACTGTGCTGCTTATGGAGAATATGTTGCAGGCGGTGCAAAAGGAGCAAGGATTTCTGTAACAATTACACTTGGAACAGGAATTGGCGGTGGAATTATAATTGATGGCAGAATTTACACAGGTTCGCACCATGCAGGTGCTGAGCTTGGACACATGGTAATTTGTGTTGATGGCGAGCAATGCACATGTGGAAGAAAAGGCTGCTGGGAAGCGTATGCATCTGCAACAGCTCTTATTCGCATGACAAGAGAGGCTGCAGCAAGGAATATAAATGGTACTATTATGAAACTTGTAAATGGGGATATTTCTAAAATTGATGCAAAAACAGCTTTTGATGCAAAGCGGATGGGAGACAGCATTGGTGCAGAAATTGTTGATAAATATGTAAAATACCTTGCTGAAGGTCTTGCAAACATCTGCAATATATTTGAACCAGAGGTTATATGTATAGGCGGTGGAGTTAGCAAAGAAGGTGAGTATCTTTTAGAACCTGTGAGAAAGCTTGTGTATGAAAAATTCTACTGCAAACAGGTTCCAATGCCCAAAATTATTCCTGCCGTTTTGGGAAATGATGCAGGTATAATTGGGGCAGCTCTTTTAGCAAAGCAGCTGTAG
- a CDS encoding SGNH/GDSL hydrolase family protein, translating into MKIENGSKLLFIGDSITDCGRARPVGEGLHWNNLGNGYVSIVQAQILTKYPESRIRVINMGVGGDTVRHLKARWQTDVLDLKPDWLSIMIGINDVWRQFDNPLIPECHVYLDEYKSTLDELINLTKPNLKGLVLMSPFIIEDNKEDAMRKKIDEYRFAMKEIAQKHGAIFVDVQEEFDNFLKHYHSYALALDRIHPNLTGHMIIANAFLKAIEF; encoded by the coding sequence ATGAAGATTGAAAATGGGAGCAAACTTCTTTTCATAGGTGATTCAATTACAGACTGTGGCAGAGCAAGACCTGTTGGAGAAGGTCTTCACTGGAATAACCTTGGCAACGGATATGTTTCTATTGTACAAGCACAGATTCTTACAAAGTACCCAGAAAGCAGAATAAGAGTTATCAATATGGGTGTTGGAGGAGATACAGTAAGGCATCTCAAAGCGCGTTGGCAGACAGATGTTTTAGATTTAAAACCTGACTGGCTTTCTATCATGATAGGTATAAATGATGTTTGGAGACAGTTTGACAATCCACTTATTCCAGAGTGCCATGTGTATTTAGATGAGTACAAATCTACCTTGGATGAGCTTATAAATCTTACAAAGCCAAACTTAAAAGGACTTGTTTTGATGTCACCATTTATTATAGAGGACAACAAAGAGGATGCAATGAGGAAAAAGATTGATGAGTACAGGTTTGCAATGAAAGAAATAGCTCAAAAACACGGTGCTATATTCGTAGATGTTCAGGAAGAGTTTGATAATTTCTTAAAACATTATCATTCATATGCACTTGCGCTTGACAGAATCCATCCAAATCTCACAGGCCATATGATTATAGCCAATGCGTTTTTAAAAGCAATAGAGTTTTAA
- a CDS encoding glycogen/starch/alpha-glucan phosphorylase gives MIGGIKGLSKQELKEKIKQDFQRKIISMFAIDPKEATTYQQYLALGEVIKEYSFERWLQTNKYYKQNDVKQVYYFSIEFLLGKLLVNNLINLGIRDVCKEALNELGITLEDIEEAEREPGLGNGGLGRLAACFLDSMASMGLPGHGNGIRYRYGLFEQKIQNGYQVEVPDNWLAEEYVWEVKRSDRACIVKFGGTVRFDIVDGKLKAFHENYEPVWAIPYDIPIIGYGCNTVNTLRLWSAEPFENVFDFASFSRGDYIKAVEYRYMVQSITQVLYPDDTNEQNRILRLKQEYFFVSAGVQSIIRTFKKRGKPIYELPNYVMIQINDTHPALVIPELMRILIDEEGLPWEDAWDITTKTVAYTNHTIMVEALEKWPIDMVKTLLPRIYTIIEEINRRFCGEMLEKTNGDWQNVCNIAIIHDGQINMAHLAVIGSSSVNGVSKLHTEILKNEVLKCFYTLYPEKFNSKTNGITHRRWLVEANPDLARLISETLQTDRWIKEPMLMLRFKDFAEDKLTQELAANIKFNNKVKLAKYIKEKYNIVVDPRSIFDVQAKRLHAYKRQLLNALHILHLYNMLKENPGLDIYPRTFIFAAKAAPGYILAKKIIKLINSIADKVNKDPDVKDKLKVVFLENYCVSLAEKIIPAADVSEQISTASKEASGTGNMKFMMNGAITIGTLDGANVEIKEAVGDENIIIFGLRAEEVLDYYKNGGYSATQLYQKDLRIRKIIDQLIGNFFDVPPGEFMDIYNHLITYNDEYFVLKDFDSYHEAQMKIDKIYRDTKRWRKMMIINIGASGIFSSDNTIQKYADEIWHIKRVEIPD, from the coding sequence ATGATAGGCGGAATTAAAGGACTTTCGAAACAGGAACTTAAAGAAAAGATAAAACAGGATTTTCAGCGAAAGATTATATCCATGTTTGCAATTGACCCGAAAGAAGCAACAACTTATCAGCAATACCTTGCTCTTGGCGAGGTTATAAAGGAATATTCTTTTGAGAGATGGCTTCAGACAAACAAGTACTACAAGCAAAATGATGTCAAACAAGTGTATTACTTTTCAATCGAGTTTTTGCTTGGAAAACTTCTTGTCAACAACCTGATAAACTTGGGAATCCGTGATGTATGCAAAGAAGCTTTAAACGAACTTGGTATAACTCTTGAAGACATCGAAGAGGCAGAAAGGGAACCAGGACTTGGAAATGGTGGGCTTGGAAGGCTTGCTGCATGTTTTTTAGACTCTATGGCATCAATGGGTCTTCCCGGTCATGGGAACGGAATAAGGTATCGATATGGTCTTTTTGAACAAAAGATTCAAAATGGGTATCAAGTAGAAGTGCCCGATAACTGGCTTGCAGAAGAATATGTGTGGGAAGTAAAAAGAAGTGATAGAGCCTGTATTGTAAAGTTTGGTGGAACAGTGCGTTTTGACATTGTTGATGGCAAACTAAAAGCTTTTCATGAAAACTATGAACCCGTTTGGGCAATACCTTATGATATCCCTATAATTGGATATGGTTGTAATACAGTCAATACTTTAAGACTCTGGAGTGCAGAACCGTTTGAAAATGTATTTGATTTTGCATCATTTTCAAGAGGTGACTATATCAAAGCGGTGGAATACAGGTATATGGTGCAGTCAATTACACAGGTTTTATATCCAGACGACACAAACGAGCAAAACAGGATTTTGAGGCTCAAACAGGAATACTTTTTTGTATCAGCAGGAGTTCAGAGTATAATAAGGACATTCAAAAAACGTGGAAAGCCAATTTATGAACTTCCAAATTATGTAATGATTCAAATTAATGACACCCACCCGGCACTTGTTATACCAGAACTTATGAGAATATTGATTGATGAAGAAGGTCTTCCATGGGAAGATGCATGGGATATAACAACGAAAACTGTTGCTTACACTAATCATACCATAATGGTAGAAGCACTTGAAAAGTGGCCAATTGATATGGTAAAAACTCTTCTTCCAAGGATATATACAATTATTGAAGAAATAAATAGAAGATTTTGTGGCGAGATGCTTGAAAAAACAAACGGTGATTGGCAAAATGTCTGTAATATTGCTATCATACATGACGGTCAAATAAACATGGCACACTTGGCTGTTATTGGTAGTAGCTCTGTAAACGGGGTTTCTAAGCTTCACACAGAGATTTTGAAGAATGAAGTACTAAAATGTTTTTATACACTTTATCCCGAAAAGTTTAACAGCAAGACAAATGGTATTACCCACAGAAGATGGCTTGTTGAAGCAAACCCGGACTTAGCAAGGCTTATCTCGGAAACATTGCAGACAGACAGGTGGATAAAAGAACCAATGCTTATGCTCAGATTCAAAGATTTTGCAGAAGATAAGCTCACACAGGAACTTGCTGCTAACATTAAATTTAACAACAAAGTGAAGCTTGCAAAGTATATAAAAGAAAAATACAACATTGTGGTTGACCCGCGCTCAATATTTGATGTGCAGGCAAAAAGGCTTCATGCTTACAAACGCCAACTTCTGAACGCTCTTCATATTTTGCATCTTTACAATATGCTAAAAGAAAATCCCGGCTTGGATATTTATCCGCGAACCTTTATCTTTGCAGCAAAGGCAGCACCAGGTTATATACTTGCAAAAAAAATTATAAAACTCATTAACTCAATCGCAGACAAAGTCAATAAAGACCCAGATGTAAAAGACAAGCTCAAAGTTGTGTTTCTTGAAAACTATTGCGTATCTTTAGCTGAAAAGATTATCCCTGCAGCTGATGTCTCAGAACAAATATCAACCGCCTCAAAAGAAGCATCTGGTACAGGGAACATGAAGTTTATGATGAACGGTGCAATTACCATTGGAACATTGGACGGTGCAAATGTGGAGATAAAAGAGGCTGTTGGTGATGAGAACATTATAATATTTGGTCTTCGTGCTGAGGAGGTTTTAGATTATTATAAAAATGGAGGGTATAGTGCAACTCAGCTTTATCAAAAGGATTTGAGAATCCGAAAAATTATTGACCAGCTGATTGGAAACTTTTTTGATGTGCCGCCTGGTGAGTTTATGGATATTTATAATCACTTGATAACATACAATGATGAATATTTTGTATTGAAAGATTTTGACTCTTATCATGAGGCTCAAATGAAGATTGATAAGATTTATAGAGATACAAAACGCTGGCGAAAAATGATGATAATCAACATAGGAGCATCTGGAATTTTTTCAAGTGACAACACCATTCAAAAGTATGCTGATGAAATTTGGCATATAAAAAGGGTTGAAATCCCAGACTAA
- the glgA gene encoding glycogen synthase GlgA encodes MKVLFAAAEAFPFAKSGGLADVAYSLPKALRKLGIDVRVIMPKYADISPDFSTKMKHLCHFTVPVGWRNQYCGIEYLNLDGIPFYFIDNEYYFKRPGYYGYFDDGERFSFFSRAVCEAVYHLDFDVDIIHVNDWHTSIIPVLLKAHYMHSEKHQKIKTVLTIHNLKYQGIFPKEVMYDLLSLTDEYFDENKLKYYDAISFLKGGIIYSDKVVTVSKTYANEIRTLSYGEGLHGLLSGIGEKLIGIVNGIDYDVYNPATDKFIFVNYDSNTFENRKKENKFKLQQMLNLPVSDEIVVIGMVSRLIKEKGIDLIERILSKILTLPIQLVILGAGDYHYEQMFRHYALAFPSKVSANICYSEELARKIYAGSDMYLMPSLTEPCGISQLIAMRYGSVPIVRETGGLKDTVKPYNQFTGEGWGFSFANYDPSELFAIIKYALSIYPDKAQWRSIVHQAMTRDNSWNASACEYQKVYENLLNS; translated from the coding sequence ATGAAAGTTCTGTTTGCAGCAGCAGAAGCCTTTCCTTTTGCTAAAAGTGGAGGTCTTGCAGATGTAGCATATTCTCTGCCAAAAGCATTGAGAAAACTTGGGATTGATGTCAGAGTTATTATGCCAAAGTATGCTGATATTAGCCCTGACTTTTCAACAAAGATGAAACATCTCTGTCATTTTACCGTCCCTGTTGGCTGGCGAAATCAGTACTGTGGTATTGAGTACTTGAACCTGGACGGCATACCATTTTATTTTATAGACAACGAATATTATTTCAAAAGACCGGGATATTATGGCTACTTCGATGACGGAGAAAGATTTTCTTTCTTTTCAAGGGCTGTATGTGAAGCTGTATATCATCTTGACTTTGATGTTGACATCATTCATGTTAATGACTGGCACACAAGTATAATCCCAGTTTTACTTAAAGCTCATTATATGCACTCAGAAAAACATCAGAAAATAAAAACAGTTCTCACTATACACAATTTAAAATATCAGGGTATCTTTCCAAAAGAAGTTATGTATGATCTTCTTTCCCTTACTGATGAATACTTTGATGAAAACAAACTCAAGTACTATGATGCAATTTCATTTTTGAAAGGGGGTATAATTTATTCTGATAAGGTAGTTACTGTGAGCAAAACATATGCAAACGAAATTAGAACACTTTCTTACGGTGAAGGACTACATGGACTTTTGTCTGGGATTGGAGAAAAATTAATAGGCATTGTTAACGGAATTGACTATGATGTTTACAATCCTGCAACCGACAAATTTATCTTTGTAAATTATGATTCAAATACATTTGAAAACCGTAAAAAGGAAAACAAGTTTAAACTTCAGCAAATGCTGAACCTTCCAGTTTCTGATGAAATAGTGGTAATTGGTATGGTCTCTCGTCTTATTAAAGAAAAAGGCATTGATTTAATTGAAAGAATTTTAAGTAAAATTTTAACACTCCCTATACAGTTAGTAATTTTAGGTGCTGGTGATTATCACTATGAACAAATGTTCAGACATTATGCTCTTGCATTTCCTTCGAAGGTTTCAGCAAATATATGTTACAGCGAAGAACTTGCACGAAAAATTTATGCCGGCTCTGATATGTACCTTATGCCATCTTTGACAGAGCCATGTGGAATATCACAGCTGATTGCTATGAGGTATGGAAGTGTGCCCATTGTCAGAGAGACAGGTGGACTCAAAGATACAGTAAAACCTTATAATCAGTTTACAGGTGAGGGCTGGGGATTCTCTTTTGCAAACTATGATCCTTCAGAACTTTTTGCTATCATAAAATATGCACTTTCCATATATCCCGACAAAGCTCAGTGGAGGTCTATCGTTCATCAGGCAATGACAAGAGACAATTCTTGGAATGCTTCTGCCTGCGAATATCAAAAGGTTTATGAAAACCTTTTAAACTCATAA
- the glgD gene encoding glucose-1-phosphate adenylyltransferase subunit GlgD, whose protein sequence is MLTNYLGIVSLTENENRLKSLTATRPLASIPIFGRYRVIDFVLSNLVNAGVTNVGILVPTKSRSLIDHVGTGKPWDLNRKVDGLYIFNYSYEPPSTSDIKLLKSNMEFLLRSKKEMVIFASSYMICNIDFEDVAKFHEESGAEVTVVYKKIANEDEFFLELPTLIIDQNSNVMGVGKNIGRRTTVNISLDMFVLSKEFLIDCILTCLENGNCTTFRDFIYKNVQNINLKAYEFKGYVGCINSISSYFKVSMDMLNVDIQRELFSKQRPIYTKSNDSPPTRYFSTCEVENSFISNGCLIAGKVKNSIISRGVIIEKDTIVENSIIFSKCIIKNGAILKNVILDKNVVIDENATLIGHNKNPLVMEKQSFINLSQLKEVKRI, encoded by the coding sequence ATGCTTACAAACTACTTAGGTATTGTGAGCCTTACAGAAAATGAAAACAGACTTAAAAGTCTTACAGCAACAAGACCTTTAGCTTCGATTCCTATATTTGGCAGATATAGAGTTATCGATTTTGTGCTTTCAAATCTTGTCAATGCAGGTGTTACAAATGTAGGAATTCTTGTGCCAACTAAATCAAGGTCGTTGATAGACCATGTTGGAACAGGAAAACCCTGGGATTTGAATCGCAAGGTAGATGGTCTTTACATCTTCAACTATTCCTATGAACCACCTTCCACAAGTGACATAAAACTTTTGAAAAGTAATATGGAATTTTTACTTCGCAGTAAAAAAGAAATGGTAATTTTTGCTTCATCTTATATGATTTGCAATATAGATTTTGAAGACGTAGCAAAATTCCATGAAGAAAGTGGTGCCGAGGTAACAGTTGTATATAAAAAAATAGCAAATGAAGATGAATTTTTTCTTGAGCTTCCTACTTTGATAATTGACCAGAATTCAAATGTAATGGGAGTTGGGAAAAACATAGGAAGACGCACAACTGTTAATATATCTTTGGATATGTTTGTACTCAGCAAAGAATTTTTAATTGATTGTATTTTGACATGTCTTGAAAATGGCAACTGCACAACATTTAGAGACTTTATCTACAAAAATGTCCAGAATATTAACTTAAAAGCTTATGAGTTCAAAGGATATGTAGGATGTATAAATTCTATCTCCTCCTACTTTAAAGTATCAATGGACATGTTAAATGTTGATATCCAGCGTGAACTTTTTTCAAAGCAAAGACCCATTTATACAAAGTCCAATGACTCGCCACCAACAAGGTATTTTTCCACATGTGAAGTTGAAAATTCATTTATATCAAACGGATGTCTTATTGCTGGTAAGGTGAAAAATAGCATAATCTCAAGAGGCGTTATTATAGAAAAAGATACAATTGTTGAAAATAGCATAATATTTTCAAAATGTATTATTAAAAACGGGGCTATTTTGAAAAATGTAATTTTAGACAAGAATGTTGTGATAGATGAAAATGCTACCTTGATTGGACATAACAAAAACCCTCTTGTTATGGAAAAGCAAAGTTTTATAAATTTAAGCCAGTTAAAAGAGGTGAAAAGAATATGA
- a CDS encoding glucose-1-phosphate adenylyltransferase, which produces MNGPKREIIAMILAGGQGSRLKELTKTNAKPAVEFGGKYRIIDFTLSNCTNSSIDVVGVLTQYQPFTLHTHIGIGTAWDLDRTKGGVYILPPHTNDSGGNWYKGTADAIYQNMNFVELFSPEYLLVLSGDHIYIMDYQEMFKFHKEKKADVTIACIEVPIQEASRFGIMNTKEDGRIYEFEEKPKHPKNNLASMGIYIFNWEKLKKYLKEDAKDEESAHDFGKNIIPKMLKGGEKLFAYRFKGYWKDVGTVESYWEANMDLLNEECLLDIPSCTLDLYNEETKVYTSSIAYPPQYIAPCAKVKKSMVVEGCSIWGEVYNSVLSYNVYVGQNAKVISSVLLSSASIEDGAIVENAIVCSGARVTKGCKVIGKPGKIAVVPENKKVTSDIIISE; this is translated from the coding sequence ATGAACGGTCCCAAGCGTGAGATTATAGCAATGATTTTAGCCGGTGGGCAAGGAAGTAGGCTTAAAGAGCTTACCAAAACAAATGCAAAGCCTGCTGTGGAGTTTGGCGGAAAATATCGAATAATTGATTTTACTCTAAGCAACTGTACAAACTCATCTATTGATGTTGTTGGAGTTTTGACTCAATACCAGCCTTTTACACTGCACACCCATATTGGAATTGGAACTGCATGGGATTTAGACCGTACAAAAGGTGGAGTTTATATTCTTCCACCTCATACAAATGACAGTGGTGGAAATTGGTACAAAGGCACTGCAGATGCTATCTACCAAAATATGAACTTTGTGGAGTTGTTCTCACCTGAGTATCTTTTAGTACTTTCTGGCGACCACATCTATATCATGGACTATCAAGAGATGTTCAAATTCCACAAGGAAAAAAAGGCTGATGTGACAATTGCATGCATTGAAGTCCCTATCCAAGAGGCTTCAAGATTTGGCATCATGAATACAAAAGAAGATGGAAGAATATATGAGTTTGAAGAAAAACCAAAACATCCTAAAAATAATCTTGCTTCTATGGGAATATATATTTTCAATTGGGAAAAGCTAAAGAAGTATCTGAAAGAAGATGCAAAAGACGAAGAATCTGCACATGATTTTGGAAAAAATATAATTCCCAAGATGTTAAAAGGAGGTGAAAAATTATTTGCATACAGGTTCAAAGGTTACTGGAAGGACGTGGGAACGGTTGAGTCTTACTGGGAGGCAAACATGGACCTTTTGAATGAAGAGTGTCTTTTGGATATACCAAGTTGCACCTTAGACCTTTATAATGAAGAAACAAAAGTTTATACCTCATCAATTGCATATCCACCACAGTACATAGCCCCTTGTGCAAAGGTCAAAAAGTCGATGGTAGTAGAAGGTTGCAGTATCTGGGGTGAGGTTTATAATTCAGTTTTGTCATACAACGTGTACGTAGGCCAAAATGCCAAAGTTATAAGCTCTGTTTTACTTAGCAGCGCCTCAATCGAAGATGGTGCTATCGTTGAAAATGCAATTGTGTGTTCAGGGGCAAGAGTTACAAAAGGCTGCAAAGTTATTGGAAAACCGGGTAAAATTGCAGTTGTCCCTGAAAACAAAAAGGTAACCTCTGACATCATAATTTCAGAATAA